One genomic segment of Salinigranum rubrum includes these proteins:
- a CDS encoding MFS transporter — MGRLPRRWLVVLVAALLMGLAGTYQFVWSSLSGAVASQFPAASDPALGTVFTLFVVAQTLAQFPAGRIRDRYGPRNVLLVAAGCLFAGYAGVGLAPSFPVLAFAYALGGVGAGVAYTVAVNTPVKWIPAEGRRGLATGLVTMAYSGTSVFFIPILRGSLDDAFTTTLLALGGVVGVGGLLGAWVIRDPDRFGADEDHDADRDADASDSGAATNPTHAVGWRTAVRTWQFWVLYVVMIIINGVGLMLVGQSVGFAAGLGLSAPVATTVASAIALGDGAGVLLISGLSDRFGGERTVGVSLVLCGCALAAGVFVGARGLAIPFILLVAAAAFFRSPVFGIFPTLVAEYYGAARSSENYAAVYSAKIPGGVVGGTVAGALVVTLGWSRSFYLGAALLVFAGVAALALRPVSLDTVGSAVDVAEND, encoded by the coding sequence ATGGGTCGACTCCCCCGTCGCTGGCTGGTCGTCCTCGTCGCCGCCCTCCTCATGGGGCTGGCGGGCACGTACCAGTTCGTCTGGTCGTCGCTCAGCGGCGCGGTCGCCAGTCAGTTCCCCGCGGCCTCCGACCCCGCGCTCGGGACCGTCTTCACCCTGTTCGTCGTCGCACAGACGCTCGCGCAGTTCCCCGCCGGCCGCATCCGCGACCGGTACGGCCCGCGCAACGTTCTTCTGGTGGCCGCGGGCTGTCTGTTCGCAGGGTACGCCGGCGTCGGACTCGCGCCCTCGTTCCCCGTCCTCGCGTTCGCGTACGCCCTCGGCGGCGTGGGCGCCGGCGTCGCCTACACGGTCGCCGTCAACACCCCCGTGAAGTGGATTCCCGCCGAGGGCCGTCGAGGCCTCGCGACCGGCCTCGTCACGATGGCGTACAGCGGGACGAGCGTGTTCTTCATCCCGATCCTCCGGGGGTCGCTCGACGACGCCTTCACGACCACGCTCCTCGCGCTGGGGGGCGTGGTCGGCGTCGGTGGCTTACTCGGCGCGTGGGTCATCCGCGACCCCGACCGGTTCGGCGCGGACGAGGACCACGACGCCGATCGAGACGCGGACGCGTCCGACTCCGGGGCGGCGACGAACCCGACCCACGCCGTCGGCTGGCGCACCGCCGTGCGCACGTGGCAGTTCTGGGTGCTCTACGTCGTGATGATTATCATCAACGGCGTCGGCCTCATGCTCGTCGGGCAGTCGGTGGGCTTCGCGGCGGGACTCGGGCTGTCGGCCCCGGTCGCGACCACGGTCGCCTCGGCTATCGCGCTCGGCGACGGGGCCGGCGTGCTCCTCATCAGCGGACTCTCGGACCGCTTCGGCGGCGAGCGGACCGTCGGCGTCTCGCTCGTGCTCTGTGGCTGTGCGCTCGCCGCTGGCGTCTTCGTCGGCGCGCGCGGACTGGCGATACCGTTTATCCTCCTCGTCGCTGCCGCGGCGTTCTTCCGCAGCCCCGTCTTCGGTATCTTCCCGACGCTCGTCGCCGAGTACTACGGCGCGGCGCGCTCTTCGGAGAACTACGCCGCGGTCTACTCGGCGAAGATTCCCGGCGGCGTCGTCGGCGGCACGGTCGCCGGCGCGCTCGTCGTGACGCTGGGCTGGTCGCGCTCCTTTTACCTGGGCGCGGCGCTGCTCGTGTTCGCCGGCGTCGCGGCGCTCGCGCTCCGTCCGGTCTCGCTCGACACCGTCGGCAGCGCGGTCGACGTGGCCGAAAACGACTGA
- a CDS encoding YeiH family protein, with the protein MRSLLASLRVVAPGVVFLVALALVAHGVAGVVGTSPLLVAVALGALVGNAVGLPARVEKGTALHSRFLDAGIVLLGANVVVSELLDAGAVVVGLVAGVVLLGLPLGEVLGRRLGLDATPASLLAAGASVCGVSAATTIAGVLDARAEDLTPIVAAILVFDAVTLAAFPVLGGLLDLSAQQFGVWAGLSMFSTGPVTAAGFAYDPVAGRWATVTKLARNAFLGVVALVYVVRVTRRTEAGTERSRLAHLRAGIPPFILGFLVLATAASAGVLGPDLVALADRGSTALFTLAFVGLGLDIRLAAMRRVGLSPLVALFGHLLVVSAVTLAAVLAFLP; encoded by the coding sequence ATGCGGTCGCTCCTCGCATCGCTCCGTGTCGTCGCCCCCGGCGTCGTGTTCCTCGTGGCGCTCGCGCTCGTCGCTCACGGCGTCGCGGGCGTCGTCGGCACCAGCCCGCTGCTCGTCGCCGTCGCCCTGGGTGCGCTCGTCGGCAACGCCGTCGGCCTCCCCGCGCGTGTCGAAAAGGGCACCGCGTTGCACTCGCGATTCCTCGACGCCGGCATCGTCCTCTTGGGCGCGAACGTCGTGGTGAGCGAACTCCTCGACGCGGGTGCGGTCGTCGTCGGTCTCGTCGCCGGCGTCGTCCTCCTCGGACTCCCGCTCGGCGAGGTGCTCGGTCGCCGACTCGGCCTCGACGCGACGCCCGCCTCGCTGCTCGCCGCGGGCGCGAGCGTCTGCGGCGTCTCCGCGGCGACCACCATCGCCGGCGTCCTCGACGCCCGCGCGGAGGACCTCACGCCCATCGTCGCGGCCATCCTCGTCTTCGACGCCGTGACGCTCGCGGCGTTTCCCGTTCTCGGCGGCCTGCTGGACCTCTCCGCACAGCAGTTCGGCGTCTGGGCGGGGCTGAGCATGTTCAGCACCGGCCCCGTCACGGCCGCCGGGTTCGCCTACGACCCCGTCGCCGGACGGTGGGCGACCGTCACGAAACTGGCCCGGAATGCCTTCCTCGGCGTCGTCGCGCTCGTCTACGTCGTCCGGGTCACACGGAGGACCGAGGCAGGGACGGAACGGTCGCGACTCGCTCACCTCCGGGCGGGCATCCCGCCGTTCATCCTCGGTTTCCTCGTCCTCGCGACGGCCGCCAGCGCGGGCGTCCTCGGGCCGGACCTCGTCGCGCTGGCCGACCGCGGCTCGACGGCGCTCTTCACGCTCGCGTTCGTCGGCCTCGGCCTGGACATCCGCCTCGCGGCGATGCGACGGGTCGGTCTCTCGCCGCTCGTCGCGCTCTTCGGCCACCTGCTCGTCGTCAGCGCGGTGACGCTCGCGGCCGTGCTCGCGTTCCTCCCGTAG
- a CDS encoding adenylate kinase → MSKHILLLGAPGAGKGTQSKRLAAEFDLEHVTTGDALRANKDMDISYMDTEFDTPRAYMEAGELVPDAVVNEIVKTALSQADGYVLDGYPRNLDQAEYLSEITDLDAALFLDVNEEELVDRLTGRRVCSECGTSFHVEFSPPAEEGVCDACGGELVQRDDDSEDTVRERLRVYYENTEPVVEHYRERGELVEIDGEGTPDEVFDEIVDAVDDE, encoded by the coding sequence ATGAGCAAGCACATCCTTCTCCTGGGCGCGCCCGGTGCCGGCAAGGGGACGCAGTCGAAGCGACTCGCCGCCGAGTTCGACCTCGAACACGTCACGACGGGAGACGCGCTCCGCGCCAACAAGGACATGGACATCTCGTACATGGACACCGAGTTCGACACGCCGCGGGCGTACATGGAGGCTGGCGAACTCGTTCCCGACGCGGTCGTCAACGAGATCGTCAAGACCGCTCTCTCGCAAGCCGACGGCTACGTCCTCGACGGCTATCCGCGCAACCTCGACCAAGCGGAGTACCTCTCGGAGATCACGGACCTCGACGCGGCGCTGTTCCTCGACGTGAACGAGGAGGAACTCGTCGACCGCCTCACCGGACGTCGGGTGTGTTCGGAGTGCGGCACCAGCTTCCACGTCGAGTTCAGCCCGCCCGCCGAGGAGGGCGTCTGCGACGCGTGCGGCGGCGAACTCGTCCAGCGCGACGACGACTCGGAGGACACCGTCCGCGAGCGCCTCCGCGTCTACTACGAGAACACCGAACCGGTCGTCGAACACTACCGCGAGCGCGGCGAACTCGTCGAAATCGACGGCGAGGGGACGCCCGACGAGGTCTTCGACGAAATCGTCGACGCCGTCGACGACGAGTAG
- a CDS encoding TetR/AcrR family transcriptional regulator, with translation MSDSPPPTARAEVVNAVKNALATHGYAGLTTKKVAAESEKSEAFFFYHYDTKDDLVVAFLDWAIEHNRDQLSALDDDPVTRLYDALDFLVGDPADDVDRGINVAMMELLSHAPHNERFHERLTAYEASVIELFVDIVEEGIARGQFEEVDAHDVASYLVVTANGTAGAAMALGMHDVDAGVRRELDRYLRTNVLAPGVTPPEGVLVP, from the coding sequence ATGAGTGACAGCCCGCCTCCGACGGCCCGCGCGGAGGTCGTCAACGCGGTGAAGAACGCGCTGGCGACCCACGGCTACGCCGGGCTGACGACGAAGAAGGTCGCCGCCGAGTCGGAGAAGAGCGAGGCGTTCTTCTTCTACCACTACGACACGAAGGACGACCTCGTCGTCGCCTTCCTCGACTGGGCCATCGAGCACAACCGCGATCAGCTCTCCGCACTCGACGACGACCCCGTCACCCGTCTCTACGACGCGCTGGACTTCCTCGTGGGCGACCCGGCGGACGACGTCGACCGCGGCATCAACGTGGCGATGATGGAACTGCTCTCGCACGCCCCGCACAACGAGCGCTTCCACGAGCGGCTCACGGCCTACGAGGCGTCGGTCATCGAACTGTTCGTCGACATCGTCGAGGAGGGCATCGCCCGGGGACAGTTCGAGGAGGTCGACGCCCACGACGTCGCGAGCTACCTCGTCGTGACCGCGAACGGGACCGCCGGCGCGGCGATGGCGCTCGGGATGCACGACGTCGACGCCGGCGTCCGCCGCGAACTCGACCGCTATCTCAGAACGAACGTTCTCGCTCCGGGCGTCACGCCGCCCGAGGGCGTGCTCGTTCCCTGA
- a CDS encoding SHOCT domain-containing protein, with the protein MRTSLSSTDGWNGYHANGGRTATASGLTTLVILAVAFGAMALGVPYFWVVFPVGFGGVLPLVVAHSLRTERDSDGSDGPGRSLSDAPAETTDADGSTDEALRTLRTRYARGELTDEAFEARLERLLETETVADATNRTRPPSDSASEEGDHSG; encoded by the coding sequence ATGCGAACGTCGCTATCCTCGACCGACGGCTGGAACGGATACCACGCGAACGGCGGTCGGACGGCCACCGCGAGCGGGCTGACCACGCTGGTGATCCTCGCCGTCGCCTTCGGCGCGATGGCGCTCGGCGTCCCGTACTTCTGGGTCGTCTTTCCGGTCGGCTTCGGCGGGGTCCTCCCGCTCGTCGTCGCTCACAGCCTCCGAACCGAGCGCGACTCGGACGGTTCGGACGGCCCGGGACGGTCGCTATCGGACGCCCCCGCCGAGACGACGGACGCCGACGGCTCCACCGACGAGGCGTTGCGGACACTCAGAACCCGGTACGCCCGAGGCGAACTGACCGACGAGGCGTTCGAGGCGCGCCTCGAACGCCTGCTGGAGACAGAGACCGTCGCCGACGCGACGAACCGGACGCGCCCACCGTCCGATTCGGCCAGTGAGGAGGGCGACCACAGTGGTTGA
- a CDS encoding DUF106 domain-containing protein — MARTEQKVRDLVDGDGEMRDAVGTVLAHVDDDEDGEVTWVDVKGELTSGQWGRLIERGILVEGDAGFRLADTEAVRNGLNGEASTTSSTSKSKSKSKSTSDDDDSSSWSKYDKGAAVVTVALFAGYSWAPLRNVIGSVMDVALGPLATLMPFYAVVMILALATGLYSTLLQANLMDMDKMSEYQSKMKDIQERRKQAKEDGNDAELDRIQEEQMEAMGDQMGMFKEQFRPMVWIMFFTIPVFLWMYWGIGIGPNAESHVPLQNLVLPLVGEVAWTDQILGPIQAWIVWYFLCSMGFTQIIRKGLNIDMSPTAS, encoded by the coding sequence ATGGCACGGACAGAGCAGAAGGTGCGTGACCTCGTCGACGGTGACGGCGAGATGCGCGACGCGGTCGGGACCGTTCTCGCGCACGTTGACGACGACGAGGACGGGGAGGTCACGTGGGTCGACGTGAAGGGTGAACTCACGAGCGGTCAGTGGGGTCGGCTCATCGAGCGCGGCATCCTCGTCGAGGGTGACGCCGGCTTCCGCCTCGCCGACACCGAGGCGGTGCGGAACGGTCTCAACGGCGAGGCGTCTACGACTTCGTCGACGTCCAAATCGAAATCGAAGTCGAAATCGACGTCCGACGACGACGACTCGTCCTCGTGGTCGAAGTACGACAAGGGGGCTGCGGTCGTGACCGTCGCCCTGTTCGCGGGCTACTCGTGGGCCCCGCTCCGAAACGTCATCGGCAGCGTGATGGACGTCGCGTTGGGGCCGCTGGCGACGTTGATGCCCTTCTACGCCGTCGTGATGATCCTCGCGCTGGCGACGGGGCTGTACTCGACGCTCCTGCAGGCGAACCTCATGGACATGGACAAGATGTCCGAGTACCAGTCGAAGATGAAAGACATCCAGGAGCGGCGCAAGCAGGCCAAAGAGGACGGCAACGACGCCGAACTCGACCGCATCCAGGAGGAGCAGATGGAAGCGATGGGCGACCAGATGGGCATGTTCAAAGAGCAGTTCCGCCCGATGGTGTGGATCATGTTCTTCACCATCCCGGTGTTCCTCTGGATGTACTGGGGCATCGGCATCGGCCCGAACGCGGAGTCGCACGTCCCCCTGCAGAACCTCGTCCTCCCGCTGGTGGGTGAGGTCGCCTGGACCGACCAGATCCTGGGTCCGATCCAGGCGTGGATCGTCTGGTACTTCCTCTGCTCGATGGGCTTCACCCAGATCATCCGCAAGGGGCTCAACATCGACATGTCGCCCACCGCGTCCTGA
- the cmk gene encoding (d)CMP kinase, producing the protein MLLTVSGPPGSGKSTTAAALAEAFDLEHISGGDIFRSLAAERGLTPVEFNELAEKDDQIDRDLDRRLHEIARERDDVLLESRLAGWLAGDDADIKVWLDAPLNIRAERIAEREEKAFETAYEETHRRERSEAKRYNEYYNIDIDDRSIYDLVYNTARWSPEGVLGMLTTAVDSYDPNSDEGKAPVDGVIYDF; encoded by the coding sequence ATGTTACTCACCGTGTCGGGGCCTCCAGGGAGTGGGAAGAGCACCACTGCGGCGGCGCTCGCGGAGGCGTTCGACCTCGAACACATCTCGGGTGGCGACATCTTCCGGTCGCTCGCCGCCGAGCGCGGGCTCACCCCCGTCGAGTTCAACGAACTCGCGGAGAAGGACGATCAGATCGACCGCGACCTCGACCGACGCCTCCACGAGATCGCGAGAGAGCGCGACGACGTCCTCCTCGAATCGCGCCTCGCGGGATGGCTCGCGGGCGACGACGCCGACATCAAGGTCTGGCTCGACGCCCCGCTGAACATTCGGGCCGAACGCATCGCCGAGCGCGAGGAGAAGGCGTTCGAGACGGCCTACGAGGAGACCCACAGACGGGAGCGAAGCGAGGCCAAACGGTACAACGAGTACTACAACATCGACATCGACGACCGCTCCATCTACGACCTCGTCTACAACACCGCCCGGTGGAGCCCCGAAGGGGTGCTGGGGATGCTCACCACCGCCGTCGACTCGTACGACCCGAACTCCGACGAGGGGAAGGCCCCGGTCGACGGCGTCATCTACGACTTCTGA
- a CDS encoding RNA-guided pseudouridylation complex pseudouridine synthase subunit Cbf5, with protein MSDIRAPPEDRSLDSLLSFGVVNLDKPPGPSAHQVTAWVRDLAHVDRAAHAGTLDPKVTGCLPVLLGDATRMAQVFLEGVKEYVAVLELHGPAPTDLDRVIGEFEGPLYQKPPRKSAVTRRLRVREIYELAVLDTSERQVLLRIRCESGTYVRKLCHDLGLALGTGAHMGHLRRTETSPFDDSSLVTMHDFADALAFADEGDETVLRDVVSPAERALVHLPRVTIAPSAAEQVATGAPVYAPGVIGVEPAREPVAEVGTGSVEEGALVACYTPEGSAVCLGRLVGDPDAERGEVVSLERVLV; from the coding sequence ATGTCCGACATCCGCGCCCCGCCCGAAGACCGCTCGCTCGACTCCCTCCTGTCGTTCGGCGTCGTCAACCTCGACAAACCTCCGGGGCCCTCCGCACACCAGGTCACGGCGTGGGTCCGTGACCTCGCCCACGTCGACCGGGCCGCCCACGCGGGGACGCTCGACCCCAAGGTGACCGGCTGTCTCCCCGTTCTCCTAGGAGATGCGACGCGCATGGCGCAGGTGTTCCTCGAAGGGGTCAAAGAGTACGTCGCGGTGCTCGAACTGCACGGCCCCGCCCCGACGGACCTCGACCGAGTGATCGGGGAGTTCGAGGGACCGCTCTACCAGAAACCCCCCAGGAAGAGCGCGGTCACCCGGCGGCTCCGGGTCAGAGAGATCTACGAACTAGCGGTGCTCGATACGAGTGAGCGGCAGGTACTGCTCCGAATCCGGTGTGAGTCGGGGACGTACGTTCGAAAGCTGTGTCACGACCTCGGCCTCGCGCTCGGGACGGGCGCGCACATGGGTCACCTCCGGCGGACCGAAACGTCGCCGTTCGACGACTCCTCGCTCGTGACGATGCACGACTTCGCCGACGCCCTCGCCTTCGCCGACGAGGGCGACGAGACGGTCCTCCGCGACGTAGTGTCGCCCGCCGAGCGCGCGCTCGTCCACCTCCCGCGCGTCACCATCGCCCCCTCCGCCGCCGAGCAGGTTGCGACCGGCGCGCCCGTCTACGCCCCGGGCGTCATCGGCGTCGAACCGGCCCGCGAGCCCGTCGCGGAGGTGGGGACTGGCTCGGTCGAGGAGGGCGCGCTCGTCGCCTGTTACACCCCCGAGGGAAGCGCCGTCTGTCTCGGACGGCTGGTCGGCGACCCCGACGCCGAGCGGGGCGAGGTGGTGTCGCTCGAACGCGTGCTCGTCTGA
- a CDS encoding ATPase domain-containing protein: MVSLPDGRISTGISDLDDVLCGGLIPSRSYMVSGDPGTGKTILGLHFLTAGEGESLYVNLEEPAEEITRNAAAVGIDTDDVTFLDLSPAADVFVEEREYDVFTPDDVEGSSLRSAIVEAVYDIEPARMFIDPMSELQHLAPDTYQLRQQVSSLLRFLREQDVTLLFTTQSTSDVPDDDLQYLSDGTFELTQDDEGRHLRVTKFRGSQTRGGAHTVRITDDGIVVYPVLIPDGHVVDFPDETISAGIPELNQLLGGGLSRGTVTIINGPSGVGKTTLGAQVMKEAAGRGERSVIYMFEETTRTFVTRCTAVDIPVDTMVERGTLRIEEVQPLTQSPAEFASMVRTDVEERNAEVVLIDGIDGYRLSIRGEDDDSLHREIGALCRYLRSRGVTTLLVDSAETVTGEFRATHGGVSYIADNILFLRYLEVHGELRKAIGVLKKRTSDYERALREFRITEYGLSVGAPLRSLRGILEGTPEVVGDGDAWDEHQ; this comes from the coding sequence ATGGTATCTCTCCCCGACGGTCGGATCTCGACGGGAATCTCCGACCTCGACGACGTGCTGTGCGGCGGACTCATTCCCAGTCGAAGCTACATGGTGAGCGGCGACCCGGGGACGGGCAAGACGATTCTCGGTCTTCATTTTCTGACGGCCGGCGAGGGGGAGTCGCTCTACGTCAATCTCGAAGAGCCCGCAGAGGAGATCACCCGCAACGCGGCGGCGGTCGGTATCGACACCGACGACGTCACGTTTCTCGACCTGAGCCCGGCCGCCGATGTGTTCGTCGAAGAACGGGAGTACGACGTGTTCACCCCCGACGACGTGGAGGGGTCGTCGCTGCGGTCGGCCATCGTCGAGGCGGTGTACGACATCGAACCGGCGCGGATGTTCATCGACCCGATGTCGGAACTACAGCACCTCGCTCCCGACACCTATCAGCTCCGCCAGCAGGTCTCCTCGCTCCTCCGGTTCCTCCGCGAGCAGGACGTGACGCTGCTTTTCACCACGCAGTCGACGTCCGATGTGCCCGACGACGACCTCCAGTACCTCAGCGACGGGACGTTCGAACTCACCCAGGACGACGAAGGACGGCACCTCCGCGTGACGAAGTTCCGTGGGTCCCAGACGCGGGGAGGCGCTCACACCGTCCGCATCACCGACGACGGCATCGTCGTCTACCCCGTGTTGATACCCGACGGTCACGTGGTCGACTTCCCCGACGAGACGATTTCGGCGGGGATTCCCGAACTGAATCAGCTTCTCGGCGGGGGACTCAGTCGCGGGACCGTCACCATCATCAACGGACCGAGCGGGGTGGGGAAGACGACGCTCGGCGCACAGGTGATGAAGGAGGCCGCGGGGCGCGGCGAGCGCTCCGTCATCTACATGTTCGAGGAGACCACCCGGACGTTCGTCACGCGGTGTACGGCCGTCGACATCCCGGTCGACACGATGGTCGAGCGGGGGACGCTCCGGATCGAGGAGGTCCAGCCGCTCACCCAGTCGCCGGCGGAGTTCGCATCGATGGTGCGAACGGACGTCGAAGAACGGAACGCGGAGGTCGTCCTCATCGACGGCATCGACGGCTACCGGCTGTCGATCCGGGGCGAGGACGACGACTCGCTCCACCGCGAGATCGGTGCCCTCTGTCGGTACCTCCGGTCGCGCGGCGTCACGACGTTGCTCGTCGACTCCGCGGAGACCGTCACGGGCGAGTTCCGGGCGACCCACGGCGGCGTCAGCTACATCGCCGACAACATCCTCTTCCTCCGGTATCTCGAAGTTCACGGGGAACTCCGGAAGGCCATCGGCGTCCTGAAGAAGCGGACGAGCGACTACGAACGGGCGCTCCGGGAGTTCCGCATCACCGAGTACGGGCTCAGCGTCGGCGCGCCGCTGCGGTCGTTACGGGGTATCCTCGAAGGCACGCCGGAGGTCGTCGGGGACGGAGACGCGTGGGATGAGCACCAATGA
- a CDS encoding PAS domain-containing protein, which translates to MSTNDRESPSVRPPTAMTDAPADDRPSSDVETGADAGSGGAEADDWEGGAADTDDEPTSPTQGVDLADGSAGEDEPHVLLLLGANRNRQLLAEFLAGEATVTATTDAGALTGDIDLCLVDRQHLAAHRVAIAAQREAVDPVVLPVVLVTAESDALDDEDLWTVVDEVVPTPASKPLLRARLRNLLARRRASRRLADREAELAVALTDLRVRDRAVAEAPIGVTIAGLREDDTPLVYANDAFCELTGYDRAEILGRNCRFLQGPRTDESTVERLGEALDAAEPVSVDLVNYTRDGEQFWNKVDVAPVRDDDGEVTHFVGFQTDITTRKLHEQRVGVLNRFMRHNLRNELNIIDGYRKALLRDVGVDHETALGRIGDSIDRLVDLSQEASHVDRIFSGRPGEADRRPITTVVDEVVETMRTRHADATVHAETPGDPASVSARSLVLGCVDYLSMLLDTNDCETPRQRVSIVVRVEDGVVDIALTDDCGGLAESDWRVVETGAETPLRHTDRLGLWILRWVTTTNGGELTRTADGTLHTRFPVRAPTTGADEHGPEE; encoded by the coding sequence ATGAGCACCAATGACCGCGAGTCGCCGTCGGTGCGACCGCCGACCGCGATGACGGACGCCCCAGCGGACGACCGCCCGTCGAGCGATGTCGAGACCGGGGCCGACGCTGGGAGCGGCGGCGCCGAGGCCGACGACTGGGAGGGGGGCGCAGCCGACACGGACGACGAACCGACCAGCCCCACACAGGGAGTCGACCTAGCCGACGGCTCCGCAGGCGAGGACGAACCGCACGTGTTACTCCTCCTCGGAGCGAACCGGAACCGACAGCTCCTCGCGGAGTTCCTCGCGGGCGAGGCGACCGTCACGGCGACGACCGACGCCGGCGCGCTCACGGGCGACATCGACCTCTGTCTCGTCGACCGTCAGCACCTCGCGGCGCATCGGGTCGCGATTGCCGCCCAGCGCGAGGCGGTCGATCCGGTGGTGCTCCCGGTCGTCCTCGTCACGGCCGAGAGTGACGCGCTCGACGATGAGGACCTCTGGACGGTCGTCGACGAGGTGGTCCCGACGCCCGCCTCGAAGCCCCTCCTGCGCGCGCGGCTCCGAAACCTCCTCGCTCGACGACGGGCGAGCCGTCGGCTCGCGGACCGGGAGGCCGAACTCGCGGTCGCGCTGACCGACCTCCGGGTCCGGGACCGCGCGGTGGCCGAGGCGCCGATCGGTGTCACCATCGCCGGCCTCCGCGAGGACGACACCCCGCTCGTGTACGCCAACGACGCGTTCTGCGAGCTGACGGGGTACGACCGCGCGGAGATTCTCGGCCGGAACTGTCGGTTCCTCCAGGGGCCGCGAACCGACGAGTCGACCGTCGAGAGGTTGGGTGAAGCGCTCGACGCCGCCGAACCGGTGAGCGTCGACCTCGTGAACTACACGCGCGACGGCGAGCAGTTCTGGAACAAGGTCGACGTCGCACCCGTCCGCGACGACGACGGCGAGGTGACCCACTTCGTCGGCTTCCAGACGGATATCACGACCCGGAAGCTCCACGAACAGCGCGTCGGCGTCCTCAACCGATTCATGCGGCACAACCTCCGAAACGAGCTGAACATCATCGACGGCTACCGGAAGGCGCTACTGCGCGACGTCGGCGTCGACCACGAGACCGCTCTCGGTCGGATCGGCGACTCCATCGACCGCCTCGTCGACCTGAGCCAGGAGGCGAGCCACGTCGATCGAATCTTCAGCGGTCGTCCCGGCGAAGCCGACCGCAGGCCGATCACGACGGTCGTCGACGAGGTCGTCGAGACGATGCGAACCCGTCACGCGGACGCGACGGTCCACGCCGAAACGCCCGGCGACCCGGCGTCGGTCAGCGCCAGGTCGCTCGTGCTCGGGTGCGTCGACTACCTGTCGATGCTCCTCGACACGAACGACTGCGAGACGCCCCGCCAGCGGGTGTCCATCGTCGTACGGGTCGAGGACGGCGTCGTCGACATCGCTCTGACCGACGACTGTGGGGGCCTCGCCGAGTCGGACTGGCGCGTCGTCGAGACCGGTGCGGAGACGCCGCTGCGACACACCGACCGCCTCGGCCTCTGGATCCTCCGGTGGGTGACGACGACGAACGGGGGCGAGTTGACCCGGACGGCCGACGGGACGCTCCACACCCGGTTCCCGGTCCGCGCTCCGACGACCGGAGCGGACGAGCACGGCCCCGAGGAGTGA